One Phragmites australis chromosome 23, lpPhrAust1.1, whole genome shotgun sequence DNA window includes the following coding sequences:
- the LOC133905723 gene encoding serine/threonine-protein phosphatase BSL2 homolog produces the protein MDVDSRMATESDSDSDAAARSGGGSGSETPSASPPAPGTPTAAGGSPASVAGPRPAPGYTVVDAAMDKKEDGPGCRCGHTLTAVPAVGEEGAPGYVGPRLILFGGATALEGNSATPPSSAGSAGIRLAGATADVHCYDVLSNKWSRLTPLGEPPSPRAAHVATAVGTMVVIQGGIGPAGLSAEDLHVLDLTQQRPRWHRVVVQGPGPGPRYGHVMALVGQRFLLTIGGNDGKRPLADVWALDTAAKPYEWRKLEPEGEGPPPCMYATASARSDGLLLLCGGRDANSVPLSSAYGLAKHRDGRWEWAIAPGVSPSPRYQHAAVFVNARLHVSGGALGGGRMVEDSSSVAVLDTAAGVWCDTKSVVTTPRTGRYSADAAGGDASVELTRRCRHAAAAVGDLIFIYGGLRGGVLLDDLLVAEDLAAAETTSAANHAAAVAATANVQRESGRYAYNDEQSGQTATETTPDGAVVLGTPVAPPVNGDIFTDISPENAIIQGQRRLSKGVDYLVEASAAEAEAISATLAAVKARQVNGEMEHSPDREQSPDATSSSKQNSSLIKPDPALLNNSTPPPGVRLHHRAVVVAAETGGALGGMVRQLSIDQFENEGRRVIYGTPENATAARKLLDRQMSINSVPKKVIASLLKPRGWKPPVRRQFFLDCNEIADLCDSAERIFSSEPSVLQLKAPIKIFGDLHGQFGDLMRLFDEYGAPSTAGDIAYIDYLFLGDYVDRGQHSLETITLLLALKVEYSHNIHLIRGNHEAADINALFGFRIECIERMGERDGIWTWHRMNRLFNWLPLAALIEKKIICMHGGIGRSINHVEQIESLQRPITMEAGSVVLMDLLWSDPTENDSVEGLRPNARGPGLVTFGPDRVMEFCNNNDLQLIVRAHECVMDGFERFAQGHLITLFSATNYCGTANNAGAILVLGRDLVVVPKLIHPLPPAITSPETSPEHHIEDTWMQELNANRPPTPTRGRPQAPNNDRGSLAWI, from the exons ATGGACGTCGACTCGCGCATGGCAACGGAGTCGGACTCCGACTCGGACGCCGCCGCGCGGAGCGGCGGGGGGTCGGGGAGCGAGACCCCCTCGGCGTCCCCTCCGGCGCCGGGGACGCCCACGGCCGCGGGTGGATCCCCGGCTTCGGTGGCGGGGCCTAGGCCGGCGCCGGGTTACACGGTGGTGGACGCGGCGATGGACAAGAAGGAGGACGGGCCGGGGTGCCGCTGCGGGCACACGCTCACGGCGGTGCCGGCCGTCGGGGAGGAGGGCGCGCCGGGGTATGTGGGCCCGCGGCTCATACTATTCGGTGGCGCCACCGCGCTCGAGGGCAACTCCGCCACGCCGCCCTCGTCGGCCGGGAGCGCCGGGATCC GTCTTGCAGGTGCGACCGCAGATGTCCACTGTTATGATGTGTTATCAAATAAGTGGAGCAG GCTTACTCCACTTGGTGAACCTCCTTCACCTAGAGCTGCCCATGTAGCGACTGCTGTTGGAACCATGGTGGTCATTCAG GGTGGAATAGGCCCTGCTGGCTTATCTGCTGAGGACCTTCATGTTCTGGATCTTACACAACAACGACCACGATGGCACAG AGTGGTGGTTCAAGGTCCTGGTCCTGGTCCACGGTATGGACATGTGATGGCCTTGGTTGGGCAGCGATTCTTATTGACAATTGGTGGCAATGATG GAAAGCGGCCCCTGGCAGATGTATGGGCCCTTGATACTGCGGCTAAGCCATATGAATGGAGAAAACTTGAACCGGAAGGTGAAGGGCCACCACCATGCAT GTACGCAACTGCAAGTGCTCGTTCTGATGGTCTCCTTTTGCTTTGTGGTGGAAGGGATGCTAATAGTGTG CCCCTGTCAAGTGCGTATGGTCTTGCAAAACATAGAGATGGGCGCTGGGAGTGGGCAATTGCTCCCGGTGTCTCTCCATCACCCAGATATCAACATGCAGCT GTTTTCGTCAATGCACGGCTTCATGTCTCTGGAGGGGCTCTTGGAGGTGGTCGCATGGTAGAAGACTCCTCAAGCGTTGCAG TGTTGGACACTGCTGCTGGAGTTTGGTGCGATACCAAATCAGTAGTTACGACTCCAAGGACAGGAAGATATAGTGCTGATGCAGCAGGGGGTGATGCTTCTGTAGAGCTTACACGACGGTGCAGGCATGCAGCTGCTGCAGTTGGTGATCTTATATTTATTTATGGGGGTTTACGGGGAG GTGTGCTGCTGGATGACCTCCTAGTTGCAGAAGATCTTGCTGCTGCTGAAACAACAagtgcagctaaccatgcagctGCAGTAGCTGCAACCGCAAACGTACAAAGAGAATCTGGTAGATATGCCTACAACGATGAACAATCAGGACAAACAGCTACAGAAACAACCCCTGATGGAGCTGTTGTTCTTGGAACTCCAGTTGCTCCTCCTGTTAATGGGGACATTTTTACTGATATTAGCCCTGAGAATGCCATTATCCAGGGACAGAG GAGATTGAGCAAAGGTGTTGATTATTTGGTCGAAGCATCGGCTGCAGAGGCTGAGGCAATCAGTGCTACATTAGCTGCTGTAAAAGCCAGGCAAGTTAATGGTGAGATGGAACATTCACCTGACAGGGAGCAGTCTCCAGATGCCACATCGAGTAGCAAGCAAAATTCAAGCCTCATAAAACCAGATCCTGCTCTTTTGAATAATTCTACTCCACCTCCCGGGGTTCGGTTGCATCATAGAGCA GTTGTAGTAGCAGCAGAAACTGGAGGTGCCTTAGGTGGCATGGTTAGGCAGCTCTCAATTGACCAGTTTGAGAATGAAGGAAGAAGGGTCATCTATGGCACCCCTGAGAATGCAACTGCTGCAAGGAAATTACTAGATCGACAAATGTCTATTAATAGTGTGCCCAAAAAG GTAATTGCATCTCTGCTGAAACCTCGTGGTTGGAAGCCCCCTGTGCGAAGGCAGTTCTTTCTTGACTGCAATGAGATTGCAGATTTATGTGATAGTGCTGAAAGAATATTTTCAAGTGAACCAAGTGTTTTACAGCTTAAAGCTCCCATTAAGATATTTGGTGATCTGCATGGTCAATTTGGTGACCTCATGCGCCTATTTGATGAGTATGGTGCTCCTTCAACAGCTGGAGACATTGC TTATATTGATTATCTCTTCTTGGGAGATTATGTGGATCGTGGTCAGCATAGTCTGGAGACTATCACTCTCCTCCTTGCACTGAAG GTTGAATATTCTCATAACATACATTTAATTCGAGGAAATCATGAGGCTGCAGATATCAATGCTCTGTTTGGGTTCCGAATAGAGTGCATAGAGCGAATG GGTGAACGGGATGGAATCTGGACCTGGCACCGCATGAACAGGCTATTTAATTGGCTTCCCTTGGCTGCActaatagaaaagaaaataatttgtatGCATGGTGGTATTGGTCGGTCCATCAATCATGTAGAGCAAATTGAGAGTCTTCAAAGGCCAATTACCATGGAAGCTGGCTCGGTTGTTCTGATGGATCTTCTATG GTCTGATCCAACTGAGAATGATAGCGTAGAAGGACTTAGACCAAATGCACGGGGCCCTGGTCTTGTTACTTTTGGG CCCGATAGAGTTATGGAGTTCTGCAACAACAATGACCTACAGTTGATTGTGCGAGCACATGAGTGTGTGATGGATGGCTTTGAGCGTTTTGCTCAAGGTCACCTGATCACTCTTTTCTCAGCAACAAATTACTGTG GCACGGCAAATAACGCAGGTGCAATCTTAGTTCTCGGAAGGGATCTTGTGGTGGTTCCAAAACTCATTCATCCTTTGCCGCCTGCCATTACGTCACCTGAGACCTCTCCTGAGCATCATATTGAGGACACATGGATGCAG GAGTTGAATGCCAACAGACCGCCAACTCCAACCAGGGGCCGCCCTCAAGCGCCCAACAATGACCGAGGCTCGCTTGCCTGGATATAG
- the LOC133905939 gene encoding LOW QUALITY PROTEIN: K(+) efflux antiporter 3, chloroplastic-like (The sequence of the model RefSeq protein was modified relative to this genomic sequence to represent the inferred CDS: deleted 1 base in 1 codon), with amino-acid sequence MAAAAAAAAQNHVLLSARYRRAPARQQLASVSVCCVLRPRWAPTPTRLVTSGRRGAFRFRAPRAGMDMDLASGAVEVINDLGFDTLTFLGVTVLVVPAFRVVKASPILGFFCAGVALNQFGLIRNLTDVKLLSEWGILFLLFEMGLELSLSRLKALARYAFGMGLPQVLLSTLAFAAFELPPNGAIGTKILQFLFDSRPDLVNIRSVDEAIVIGAALSLSSSAFVLQLLAEKGELPTRFGSATLGILLLQDIAVVPLLVILPVLESQNIVEQSVWPMLLAESLKALGGLGLLSLGGKYLIRRIFEFVAESRSSEAFVALCLLTVAGTSLLTQKLGFSDTLGAFLAGAILAETNFRTQIEADIRPFRGLLLGLFFVTTGTSIDMQLLIREWPNVLSLLGGLIAIKTLIITAIGPRVGLTLQESVRIGLLLSQGGEFGFVVFSLANRLGVLPLELNKLLIIVVVLSMALTPLLNEVGRRAAGIIDEKSEQKEKPAEMVNYGATEPIVILGFGEMGQVLAKFLSAPLSFGIDQDAEGWPYVAFDLNPAVVKSARKSGFPVLYGDGSRPAVLQSAGVTFPKAVMVMYTGKEKTIEAVNRLRQAFTAVPIYARAQDLPHLLDLKKAGATDVVLENAETSLQLGSILLKGLGVMSDDVSFLSKLVRDSMELQAQEALKDIGNREIDMMKPLQVRVSDLVENNGNNSRMIAQKQSLSLSSRPDVIVVKSPKNRNLIPDGKVENDGPGYDLDDTESGDGVKYCLLETADDNGEQPEPPVPARK; translated from the exons atggcggctgccgcggcggcggcggcgcagaaCCACGTCCTCCTCTCCGCGCGCTACCGACGCGCACCGGCGCGGCAGCAGCTCGCCTCGGTCTCGGTCTGCTGCGTCCTGCGGCCGAGGTGGGCGCCCACGCCGACGCGGCTGGTGACGTCCGGTAGGAGGGGGGCCTTCCGCTTCCGGGCGCCGCGCGCGGGCATGGACATGGACCTCGCCAGCGGCGCCGTGGAGGTGATCAACGACCTGGGCTTCGACACGCTCACCTTCCTCGGCGTCACGGTCCTCGTCGTCCCCGCCTTCCGCGTCGTCAAGGCCAGCCCA ATTCTTGGCTTCTTCTGCGCCGGCGTCGCGCTCAACCAGTTCGGCCTCATCAGGAACCTCACCGACGTCAAGCTTCTCTCCGAGTGGGGAATCCTTTTTCTG CTGTTCGAGATGGGGCTGGAACTCTCCCTGTCTCGCCTCAAGGCTCTTGCGAGGTACGCCTTTGGGATGGGCTTGCCTCAG GTTCTTTTGTCAACCCTTGCTTTTGCGGCGTTCGAGCTTCCTCCTAATGGTGCAATTGGAACAAAAATATTGCAGTTCCTCTTTGATTCAAGGCCTGATCTG GTGAACATCAGGAGTGTTGACGAAGCAATAGTAATTGGAGCTGCCCTCTCACTATCTTCATCTGCTTTTGTTCTTCAG CTTCTTGCTGAGAAAGGTGAACTTCCAACAAGATTTGGTTCAGCTACACTGGGAATCCTCCTCCTGCAG GACATTGCAGTTGTTCCTCTGTTGGTCATACTCCCTGTGCTAGAAAGTCAG AATATCGTGGAGCAAAGTGTGTGGCCAATGTTACTAGCTGAAAGCTTAAAAGCATTGGGAGGACTTGGTCTACTTTCCCTTGGTGGGAAATACCTCATCAGGCGCATCTTTGAG TTTGTTGCAGAGTCACGGAGTTCAGAGGCATTTGTTGCGCTCTGTCTTCTTACCGTTGCAGGGACATCACTTCTCACCCAAAAGTTGGGATTTAGTGATACA TTAGGTGCATTTCTGGCTGGAGCCATTCTAGCAGAAACAAATTTCCGTACACAAATTGAAGCCGACATAAGGCCATTCAGAGGCTTGTTGCTTGGATTGTTCTTTGTGACTACAGGGACTTCCATTGACATGCAG CTTCTCATCCGGGAGTGGCCTAATGTTCTATCGCTGTTGGGAGGTCTTATTGCAATCAAGACATTGATAATTACCGCAATTGGGCCAAGAGTCGGACTAACTCTTCAAGAAAGTGTTAGGATAGGACTGCTACTTTCTCAAGGAGGCGAGTTTGGGTTCGTGGTCTTTTCTTTGGCCAACAGGCTCGGTGTCCTACCACTTGAGTTGAATAAACTGCTCATAATTGTTGTTGTGCTGTCGATGGCATTAACTCCATTACTCAATGAAGTTGGAAGAAGAGCAGCAGGGATCATTGATGAGAAATCTGAACAAAAAGAA AAACCTGCTGAGATGGTGAACTATGGTGCAACTGAACCTATTGTAATTCTTGGTTTTGGAGAGATGGGACAG GTCCTTGCAAAATTCTTATCTGCACCATTATCGTTTGGGATTGACCAAGACGCAGAAGGATGGCCATATGTTGCGTTCGATCTAAATCCTGCTGTTGTAAAG TCAGCTAGAAAATCAGGATTTCCTGTGCTATATGGAGATGGTTCACGCCCTGCGGTTCTGCAATCTGCCGGCGTAACATTTCCAAAAGCTGTCATGGTCATGTATACCGGAAAGGAAAAAACAATTGAGGCTGTAAACAGATTGCGGCAAGCTTTTACTGCG GTTCCGATATATGCTAGGGCTCAAGACCTCCCTCATTTGTTAGATCTGAAGAAAGCAGGCGCAACAGATGTTGTCCTGGAAAACGCGGAG ACTAGCTTGCAGCTAGGTTCAATACTTTTAAAAGGACTGGGCGTCATGTCTGATGATGTATCCTTCTTGAGTAAGCTTGTGAGAGATTCGATGGAGTTACAAGCTCAGGAAGCACTAAAAGATATCGGGAACCGAGAAATCGATATGATGAAGCCTCTTCAG GTAAGAGTATCAGATTTAGTGGAGAACAATGGGAATAATTCAAGAATGATAGCCCAGAAGCAATCACTAAGCCTAAGTAGTCGCCCAGACGTAATAGTAGTGAAATCGCCTAAGAATAGGAATCTGATACCTGATGGAAAGGTGGAAAATGACGGGCCAGGATATGACTTGGACGATACAGAGTCTGGAGATGGTGTGAAATATTGTCTTTTGGAAACCGCTGACGACAACGGT GAGCAGCCGGAGCCTCCAGTACCAGCAAGGAAATGA